From the genome of Planococcus sp. MSAK28401:
AGAAAGTTTAACGATTTACCTAAAAGCGATTTTATAAGGCGTCTTTCATTAACTCGCTGATTTTCTAGAAACAAGTCTTTTCACTTCAATATGTTCGCTTAAATTACATTTTGCGAAGTTATATTCTTATACTAAAGGAGGTACAGATGATATGGCCATGACACCCGAAGAGCTTCAAGTCCTCCAACGCATTGAAACACAGCTCACTACCATGCCCTTTTACGTGGTCGAATACGTTCGATCCAAAAAACGGGCGGGACTTTCCCCTGATACTTTGTTGCAGTACTTATATCGCTATCAACACTTCTTTCAATGGCTGCAGCGGGAAGGTCTAGCGACGTCTTCTGACCTGGCTTCGATTCCCTATACACTATTGGCAGAAATGAAAAAACAAGATATGGAACTCTACATTGAGTATTTACGAGAGGAAACCATCCCTTACGAAAAAGATACGACAAAAAAACGCGGCGATGCGGTTGTGAATTTATCTATTCATGCGCTGAAGTCTCTTTTCAACTACTTGACGAAGGAAACCGAAACTGAAGATGGAGAATCTTATTTCTACCGGAACGTGATGAGCAAAATCGTGCTGCATACGAAAAAAGAAACGGCAAGTCGCCGGGCTCAAAAAATCAGCTCGGTCATCTTGAATGAACAGGAGATTCATGAATTTCTTCATTTTGTCGAGCATGACTATGAAACAACCTTAACGAATGGCATTTCAAAACAGCGATTTTCTCGTGACAAAGAACGGGACCTTGCCATCCTCTCCCTATTCCTCGGTAGTGGCATTCGCCTCGGAGAAACTGCACGGATTCTGACGAAGAAAGTCAATTTGAAGAAACAGCTAATTGACATTAAACGTAAGGGAGCTAAAGAAGACACGATCGGCGTCATGGATCAAGCGATGGGTCACTTGAAATCTTATCTCAGCATTCGAGAAAATCGCTATAAAGCGAGCAATGAAGTCCCTTTTCTTTTTGTTACTCTGTATGGTGGCGCTGCGCGTCCTCTCTCTCGTCGGTCGATTGAAAACCTGGTGAACAAATATACAGCGGCCTTTGCACAAGGGGAAGGCATGAGTCCTCACAAGCTTCGGCATAGTTTTGCAGCGGACTTTATTCGGAATGGCGGCAATATCGTGCTCTTGCGAGACCAATTAGGACACAGCAACATCGAAACAACCTCCCTCTATACGAATCTATCGAATAAAGATAATCAGCAAGTCCTATCTAGAATGGAGAAAAACCGCACGAATCGATTGAACAATCATATGGATTTAAATAACTGAGAGAAGTTTCAAGAAATCTATATTAGATCGCTAAATTAAAAGCATTGGAGAAGAATTCCTTCTCCAATGCTTTTTCTATGTCAGAACATGAATTTACTGAGAGCGTAAAATATCTTGTGTAAATGAATAAATAGAAAAAGGAAGACCTTTTCTTGTAGAATTAAGTCACCACAACCAATTCACAGAAAAGAGGCCTTCCCTATGACTCAGTTTACAACAGAACTTATGCAAGCTCTAGTAAAAAAAGAAGACATCTCCGAAGTTTTTCGCAAACATTTGGAGACGGCGGTGAATACACTTCTTCAAACGGAACTAACAGCGTTCCTGGATTACGAAAAATACGACCGCATCGGGTTTAATTCCGGCAACTCACGCAATGGTGTCTACACGCGGACACTCCGTACGGAGTATGGGGATTTAGAGCTTTCGATGCCACGGGACCGGAACGGCGAATTCGACCAACAGACGGTCGCTCCGTACAAGCGCTCAAACGATACGCTGGAAACCTTCGTTATTCATATGTTCCAAAAAGGCGTGACCATGTCCGAGATATCGGACCTGATCGAGAAAATGTACGGCCATCATTACACGCCGCAAATCATTTCCAATATGACGAAAGTCATGAGCGAACAGGTCGAGGCGTTTAAATCTCGTCCGTTAGAACAGCGTTACGCGTGTGTCTATCTGGATGCAACTTACATTGCCCTCAAGCGCGACACGGTCTCGAAGGAAGCCGTCTATATTACGATTGGCATCCGAGAGGACGGCTCAAAAGAAGTGTTGGCCTATACAGTGGCACCTACGGAATCCGCATTCGTTTGGGAAGAAGTCCTGTTGGACTTGAAAGAGCGCGGTGTCGAAGAGGTGCTTTTGTTTATCTCCGACGGCTTGAAAGGCATCACCGATCGCATCTTCGCGGTCTTTCCCGATGCTCAATATCAGGCGTGCTGCGTTCACCTGTCGCGCGGGATCCGCCACAAAGTTCGCGTTACCGATCGCAAGGAGATTCTGGATGATTTCAAATCGGTCTACCGGTCAGAGAACCAAGAACTGGGTGAAAAAGCGTTGAAAGCCTTTGTCGATAAATGGAAAACGGCCTATCCCAAAGTGGCGAAATCGTTGGAAGCGAATCCCTATATTTTCACTTTCTACAGCTTCCCAAAATCCATTTGGCGAAGCATCTATTCAACGAACCTGATCGAATCGTTCAACAAGAACGTAAAGAAATACAGCAAGCGCAAGGAACAATTTCCGAACGAAGATTCCTTGGATCGCTTCCTGGTTTCCCAGTTCGAAATCTATAACCAGAACTTCTCCACCCGTTGCCATATCGGATTCGATCAAGCTCGTGCAGAGCTGACTGAGATGTTCAAGCAAACCTAATCGATATACATACAAGAAAAGGATTTACTTATTTACACATAATTATTGACGGTCTCAAACAAAAGCCTGA
Proteins encoded in this window:
- the xerS gene encoding tyrosine recombinase XerS encodes the protein MTPEELQVLQRIETQLTTMPFYVVEYVRSKKRAGLSPDTLLQYLYRYQHFFQWLQREGLATSSDLASIPYTLLAEMKKQDMELYIEYLREETIPYEKDTTKKRGDAVVNLSIHALKSLFNYLTKETETEDGESYFYRNVMSKIVLHTKKETASRRAQKISSVILNEQEIHEFLHFVEHDYETTLTNGISKQRFSRDKERDLAILSLFLGSGIRLGETARILTKKVNLKKQLIDIKRKGAKEDTIGVMDQAMGHLKSYLSIRENRYKASNEVPFLFVTLYGGAARPLSRRSIENLVNKYTAAFAQGEGMSPHKLRHSFAADFIRNGGNIVLLRDQLGHSNIETTSLYTNLSNKDNQQVLSRMEKNRTNRLNNHMDLNN
- a CDS encoding IS256 family transposase produces the protein MTQFTTELMQALVKKEDISEVFRKHLETAVNTLLQTELTAFLDYEKYDRIGFNSGNSRNGVYTRTLRTEYGDLELSMPRDRNGEFDQQTVAPYKRSNDTLETFVIHMFQKGVTMSEISDLIEKMYGHHYTPQIISNMTKVMSEQVEAFKSRPLEQRYACVYLDATYIALKRDTVSKEAVYITIGIREDGSKEVLAYTVAPTESAFVWEEVLLDLKERGVEEVLLFISDGLKGITDRIFAVFPDAQYQACCVHLSRGIRHKVRVTDRKEILDDFKSVYRSENQELGEKALKAFVDKWKTAYPKVAKSLEANPYIFTFYSFPKSIWRSIYSTNLIESFNKNVKKYSKRKEQFPNEDSLDRFLVSQFEIYNQNFSTRCHIGFDQARAELTEMFKQT